In Deinococcus carri, one DNA window encodes the following:
- the galK gene encoding galactokinase translates to MTGSEAGSTTFADLFGRSPEVTAQAPGRVNLLGEHTDYQGGFVLPSAIPQHTVVALGRSGGERHRLYSVNYGQMLEVTPGETGTEFAPYVTGCLALTGVPDVLDVWISSDVPSGGLSSSAALEIATLRALRELYALPLSDVDLALLGQRVEHEFVGVKSGIMDQMASSLADTRHMLFLDTRTLERRKLPLPAGGEVLVLDSGVPRRLAESGYNTRRAEVEEAARLLGVPELRDVADVEALADLPELLLRRARHVVSENARVLRALDAPAPLFGELMNASHASLQSDYEVTVPRVDELVALLQAHPDVYGARMTGAGFGGAVVALARTDTAQRVARDVLAQYGPDGKQVVPQP, encoded by the coding sequence ATGACGGGCAGTGAGGCGGGCAGCACCACCTTCGCGGACCTGTTCGGCCGCTCCCCCGAGGTCACGGCGCAGGCCCCCGGCCGGGTCAACCTGCTGGGCGAACACACCGACTACCAGGGCGGCTTCGTGCTGCCGAGCGCGATTCCGCAGCACACCGTGGTGGCCCTGGGACGCAGCGGCGGCGAGCGGCACCGCCTCTATTCGGTCAACTACGGGCAGATGCTGGAGGTGACGCCAGGCGAGACGGGCACAGAGTTCGCGCCCTACGTGACCGGCTGCCTGGCGCTGACGGGCGTGCCCGACGTGCTGGACGTGTGGATCAGCTCGGATGTGCCCTCCGGCGGCCTCAGCAGCAGCGCAGCGCTCGAAATTGCCACCCTGCGCGCGCTGCGGGAGCTGTACGCCCTGCCGCTGAGCGACGTGGATCTGGCCCTGCTGGGGCAGCGGGTCGAACACGAGTTCGTGGGGGTCAAGAGCGGCATCATGGACCAGATGGCGAGCAGCCTGGCCGACACGCGGCACATGCTGTTTCTGGACACGCGCACGCTGGAGCGGCGCAAGCTGCCCCTCCCGGCGGGCGGCGAGGTGCTGGTGCTGGACAGCGGGGTGCCCCGCCGCCTCGCGGAGAGCGGCTACAACACCCGCCGCGCCGAGGTGGAGGAGGCCGCCCGGCTGCTGGGCGTGCCCGAGCTGCGGGACGTGGCCGACGTGGAGGCACTGGCGGACCTGCCGGAACTGCTCCTGCGCCGCGCCCGCCACGTGGTGAGCGAGAATGCCCGCGTGCTGCGCGCGCTGGACGCCCCCGCGCCCCTCTTCGGGGAGCTGATGAACGCCTCGCACGCCAGCCTGCAAAGCGACTACGAGGTGACGGTGCCGCGCGTGGACGAACTGGTGGCGCTGCTCCAGGCCCACCCCGACGTGTACGGTGCCCGAATGACCGGCGCGGGCTTCGGCGGGGCGGTGGTGGCCCTGGCGCGGACGGATACGGCCCAGCGGGTGGCGCGGGACGTGCTGGCGCAGTACGGCCCGGATGGAAAGCAGGTGGTGCCGCAGCCCTGA
- a CDS encoding sensor domain-containing diguanylate cyclase, which translates to MTVLPAPTELARLEALARYAIVEGVPEASFRRVAELAAQIFRAPVALLNFVTSDSTWSKACVGVDLTRVDRQLSFCARTIEQDSVLVAPDLTRDSRFLSNPLVRAPGGYRFYAGAPLRTPEGFNIGTLCVLDYAPRAEVSAVEREALVNLAALAVEGLELRRARLEAEREARARQQLVEELRRTTAYAETLAAISALIDLNLDPPELVGTAVQLVAQVSQLDWAGVGVLREGRLQVQTAWRGPEVPPDLLAHLLRPAADGEGLIWQVRDREVPWFVEDYPAQPGARPELARAGLRGAVLASLGTFEDTQYLLAAVRRTAKSWSRADHDLYQVATRTVAGALLRQEREQRLAHEATRDPLTGLGNRRALEAALLTAPAGGGLAVLDLDGFKQVNDREGHLRGDVLLRLFAGALAAELPAEATLYRLGGDEFVALYPEASQPPPLHDEVLQALDVAVSAARSAGFQEVGASFGIALWPAEVTDAQAAVALADERMYADKRRRAAFRQRRAGGVGEGGAQKGSATFLGRTK; encoded by the coding sequence ATGACGGTGCTGCCCGCCCCCACCGAACTGGCCCGCCTGGAGGCGCTGGCCCGCTACGCCATCGTCGAGGGCGTGCCGGAAGCGTCGTTTCGCCGGGTGGCGGAACTGGCCGCGCAGATCTTTCGCGCCCCGGTCGCGCTGCTGAATTTCGTGACAAGTGACAGCACCTGGAGCAAGGCCTGCGTGGGTGTGGACCTGACCCGCGTGGACCGTCAGCTCTCGTTCTGCGCGCGCACCATCGAGCAGGACAGTGTGCTGGTCGCCCCCGACCTGACACGCGACAGCCGCTTTCTGAGTAACCCGCTGGTGCGCGCGCCGGGCGGCTACCGCTTCTACGCGGGCGCGCCCCTGCGGACGCCCGAGGGATTCAACATCGGGACGCTGTGCGTGCTGGACTACGCCCCCCGCGCCGAAGTCAGCGCCGTGGAGCGGGAGGCGCTGGTGAACCTGGCGGCCCTGGCGGTCGAGGGCCTGGAACTGCGCCGGGCCAGACTGGAAGCCGAACGCGAGGCGCGGGCACGGCAACAACTGGTCGAGGAGCTGCGCCGCACCACTGCCTACGCCGAGACGCTGGCGGCCATCTCCGCCCTCATCGACCTTAACCTGGACCCCCCCGAGCTGGTGGGAACAGCGGTGCAGCTTGTCGCGCAGGTCAGCCAGCTCGACTGGGCCGGGGTGGGGGTGCTGCGGGAGGGCAGGCTCCAGGTGCAGACGGCCTGGCGCGGCCCGGAGGTGCCGCCGGACCTGCTGGCCCACCTGCTGCGTCCGGCCGCAGATGGGGAGGGCCTGATCTGGCAGGTGCGGGACCGCGAGGTGCCCTGGTTCGTGGAGGACTATCCGGCGCAGCCCGGCGCGCGTCCCGAGCTGGCCCGGGCCGGGCTGCGGGGAGCCGTGCTGGCCTCGCTGGGCACCTTCGAGGACACGCAATACCTGCTGGCCGCCGTGCGCCGCACCGCGAAATCCTGGAGCCGCGCCGACCACGACCTGTACCAGGTGGCGACCCGTACGGTGGCCGGGGCGCTGCTGCGCCAAGAGCGTGAGCAGCGGCTGGCCCACGAGGCCACCCGTGACCCCCTGACCGGCCTGGGCAATCGCCGCGCCCTGGAAGCGGCCCTGCTGACCGCCCCTGCGGGCGGGGGCCTGGCGGTGCTCGACCTCGACGGGTTCAAGCAGGTCAACGACCGGGAAGGCCACCTGCGCGGCGACGTGCTGCTGCGCCTGTTCGCGGGTGCCCTGGCGGCGGAACTTCCCGCAGAGGCCACCCTGTACCGACTGGGGGGCGACGAGTTCGTCGCGCTGTACCCGGAAGCGTCCCAGCCGCCCCCGCTGCACGACGAGGTCTTGCAGGCGCTCGACGTGGCGGTCAGTGCCGCCCGCAGCGCCGGTTTTCAGGAGGTGGGGGCCTCCTTCGGCATCGCCCTGTGGCCCGCGGAGGTCACGGACGCCCAGGCCGCCGTCGCCCTGGCCGACGAGCGCATGTACGCCGACAAACGCAGGCGCGCGGCCTTCCGCCAGCGCCGGGCGGGTGGGGTGGGTGAGGGCGGTGCCCAGAAAGGTTCGGCAACCTTTCTGGGCCGAACGAAGTGA
- a CDS encoding VOC family protein, with the protein MPSPILDLAGITLEVNHLPRGVRFYEQVLGLDLLAHDEERGVAHFRVNDAQTLTLWKPLTRQANDPRLAPLRARGASHLHYAWQIQPGDLERSKALLDEQGLPWTEIDLGTPERPDPTVYFFDPFGHGLELRGVDLLDERQPTYPPTPASRPAHALPVMGLREVALAFGDYAAMKERLPRAYGFAYAKEQEDRDFAQFTLGPGPEPDGNGTPRRWLYAWDPQVGLADMFGGDHALVQFYADMEAVLERVRKEGLPHVLEEGRLAVRDPEGHVFEFLPPRRGGAL; encoded by the coding sequence ATGCCCTCGCCCATTCTCGATCTCGCCGGGATCACGCTGGAAGTCAACCACCTGCCGCGCGGTGTCCGTTTTTACGAGCAGGTGCTGGGCCTGGACCTGCTGGCCCACGACGAGGAACGGGGCGTGGCCCACTTCCGGGTCAACGATGCCCAGACCCTGACGCTCTGGAAGCCACTCACGCGGCAGGCGAACGACCCCCGCCTCGCGCCGCTGCGGGCGCGCGGGGCCTCGCACCTGCACTACGCCTGGCAGATTCAGCCCGGCGACCTGGAACGCAGCAAGGCGCTGCTGGACGAACAGGGCCTGCCCTGGACCGAGATCGACCTGGGCACGCCCGAGCGGCCCGACCCCACCGTGTACTTCTTCGACCCCTTCGGGCACGGGCTGGAGCTGCGCGGCGTGGACCTGCTCGACGAGCGCCAGCCGACCTACCCGCCCACCCCCGCGTCCCGCCCCGCTCACGCCCTCCCCGTGATGGGGCTGCGCGAGGTGGCCCTGGCCTTCGGGGACTACGCGGCGATGAAGGAGCGCCTGCCCCGTGCCTACGGCTTTGCCTACGCCAAGGAGCAGGAGGACCGCGACTTCGCGCAGTTCACCCTCGGCCCCGGCCCCGAGCCGGACGGCAATGGCACCCCCCGGCGCTGGCTGTACGCCTGGGACCCCCAGGTGGGGCTGGCTGACATGTTCGGCGGCGACCACGCGCTGGTGCAGTTCTACGCGGACATGGAGGCGGTGCTGGAACGGGTGCGGAAAGAGGGGCTGCCGCATGTGCTGGAGGAAGGCCGGCTGGCCGTGCGCGACCCGGAAGGGCACGTCTTCGAGTTCCTGCCGCCGCGCCGGGGCGGAGCGCTGTAA
- a CDS encoding tryptophan 2,3-dioxygenase: MAEGPDMAAQERPDEQVHSPEQAQLDFRQRLSYGDYLQTDVLLSAHRPITGAHDEHLFITVHHVSELWLGLIIRELGAAMALLSQGVTDTPLKMLSRVVRAQQQLTAAWEVLKTMTPADYLAFRGAFGEASGFQSAQYRMVEVLLGNRNPTLLRPHEHRPDLHGPLLAALHAPSVYDLTLRLLAARGLPIPPEVLERDFTQPPQENAAVLDAWLTVYRDPDRYWDLYELAEKLLDVEDNFRAWRFNHLTTVERTIGFKTGSGGTSGAGYLRRALGIVLFPELWQVRTAL, translated from the coding sequence ATGGCAGAAGGCCCAGACATGGCAGCGCAGGAGCGCCCCGACGAGCAGGTCCATTCCCCCGAGCAGGCGCAACTGGACTTCCGGCAGCGCCTCAGCTACGGCGACTACCTGCAAACGGACGTGCTGCTGAGTGCCCACCGGCCCATCACCGGGGCGCACGACGAACACCTCTTCATCACGGTGCATCACGTCTCCGAGCTGTGGCTGGGGCTGATCATCCGCGAGCTGGGGGCCGCGATGGCGCTGCTCTCGCAGGGCGTGACCGACACGCCGCTGAAGATGCTCTCGCGGGTGGTGCGGGCGCAGCAGCAGCTCACGGCGGCCTGGGAGGTGCTCAAGACCATGACGCCCGCCGACTACCTGGCGTTCCGGGGCGCATTCGGCGAGGCGTCGGGCTTCCAGTCGGCGCAGTACCGCATGGTCGAGGTGCTGCTGGGCAACCGCAATCCCACGCTGCTGCGGCCCCATGAACACCGCCCGGACCTGCACGGCCCCCTGCTGGCGGCGCTGCACGCGCCCAGCGTGTACGACCTGACGCTGCGCCTGCTCGCCGCGCGTGGCCTGCCCATCCCGCCCGAGGTGCTGGAACGGGACTTCACCCAGCCGCCCCAGGAGAACGCGGCGGTGCTGGACGCCTGGCTGACCGTCTACCGCGACCCCGACCGGTACTGGGACCTGTACGAACTGGCCGAGAAGCTGCTGGACGTGGAGGACAACTTCCGCGCCTGGCGCTTCAACCACCTCACCACGGTGGAGCGCACCATCGGCTTCAAGACCGGCAGCGGCGGCACCAGCGGGGCGGGTTACCTGCGGCGGGCGCTGGGGATCGTGCTGTTTCCGGAGCTGTGGCAGGTGCGGACGGCGTTGTAG
- the glf gene encoding UDP-galactopyranose mutase, with translation MTDSSSGFDYLIVGAGFAGSVLAERLASDGKRVLIVDRRPHIAGNAYDRYDDAGILIHPYGPHIFHTNSREVFDYLSRFTEWRPYEHRVLASVDGQLLPIPINLDTVNRLYGLNLTSFQVEDFFASVAEKVDQVRTSEDVVVSKVGRDLYNKFFRGYTRKQWGLDPSELDASVTARVPTRTNRDDRYFADTYQAMPLHGYTRMFENMLAHPNIKVMLNTDYREIADFIPYRHMIYTGPVDAFFDYCYGKLPYRSLEFVHETHAREQFQPTGTVNYPNDYGYTRISEFKYITGQQHPQTSVVYEYPRAEGDPYYPVPRPENQELYKKYAVLADARPDVTFVGRLATYRYYNMDQVVAQALTTYRKLTGAATQPEATPAG, from the coding sequence ATGACCGATTCCTCTTCCGGCTTCGACTACCTGATTGTGGGCGCGGGCTTTGCGGGCAGCGTACTGGCGGAGCGCCTCGCCAGTGACGGCAAGCGTGTCCTGATCGTGGACCGCCGCCCCCATATCGCCGGCAACGCCTACGACCGCTACGACGACGCGGGCATCCTGATTCACCCCTACGGCCCGCATATCTTCCACACCAACTCCAGGGAAGTGTTCGACTACCTCTCGCGCTTCACCGAGTGGCGGCCCTACGAGCACCGCGTGCTGGCAAGTGTGGACGGCCAGCTGCTGCCCATCCCGATCAACCTCGACACCGTCAACCGGCTGTACGGCCTGAACCTCACCTCCTTCCAGGTCGAGGACTTCTTCGCCTCGGTCGCGGAAAAGGTGGATCAGGTTCGCACGTCGGAAGACGTGGTGGTGAGCAAGGTGGGGCGCGACCTCTACAACAAGTTCTTCCGGGGCTACACCCGCAAGCAGTGGGGCCTGGACCCCAGCGAACTCGACGCCAGTGTGACGGCGCGCGTGCCCACCCGCACCAACCGCGACGACCGCTACTTTGCCGACACCTACCAGGCGATGCCGCTGCACGGCTACACCCGGATGTTCGAGAACATGCTTGCGCACCCGAACATCAAGGTGATGCTGAACACCGACTACCGCGAGATCGCGGACTTCATCCCCTACCGCCACATGATCTACACCGGGCCGGTGGATGCCTTTTTCGACTACTGCTACGGCAAGCTGCCCTACCGCAGCCTGGAGTTCGTCCACGAGACGCACGCCCGCGAGCAGTTCCAGCCGACCGGCACGGTGAACTACCCTAACGACTACGGCTACACCCGCATCAGCGAGTTCAAGTACATCACCGGGCAGCAGCACCCGCAGACCTCCGTGGTGTACGAGTACCCCCGCGCCGAGGGCGACCCCTACTACCCGGTGCCCCGCCCCGAAAACCAGGAACTGTACAAGAAGTACGCCGTCCTGGCCGACGCCCGCCCCGACGTGACCTTCGTGGGCCGCCTCGCCACCTACCGCTACTACAACATGGATCAGGTGGTCGCGCAGGCCCTGACGACCTACCGCAAACTCACGGGCGCGGCAACCCAGCCCGAGGCGACGCCCGCCGGCTGA
- a CDS encoding glycosyltransferase family 1 protein: protein MKRIDFAWKPVGEAATPALLVLSHLRWDFVFQRPQHLMTRAARTRPVYYIEEPQFVPSAEHLGDHLEVRRDDSGVMVVTPHIEEGRTPEQSQASTARLLAGLVQSEGLVEYDLWVYTPMELPVTAGLHPRVTVYDCMDELANFKGAPPQLREREEQLFGQADLVFTGGHRLYEAKRERHAGAYPFPSSVDTAHFAQARAGLADPVDQAELPRPRLGFYGVIDERFDIELIGELARRRPEWQFVLLGPVVKIDPADLPRGENLHYLGMKSYRDLPAYLAHWDVALLPFALNEATEFISPTKTPEYLAAGVPVVSTGIRDVIRPYGERDLVRIADGADAFEAACAAALAERHTPAGEDRRERADAHLSTLSWDRTWADMSALIERAATERSALPLAGVADD from the coding sequence TTGAAACGTATCGATTTTGCTTGGAAGCCGGTGGGCGAAGCGGCCACACCGGCCCTGCTGGTGCTGTCGCATCTACGCTGGGATTTCGTGTTTCAGCGCCCGCAGCATCTGATGACCCGCGCGGCCCGGACCCGGCCCGTGTACTACATTGAGGAACCCCAGTTCGTGCCGTCTGCCGAGCACCTGGGCGACCATCTGGAGGTCCGGCGGGACGACAGCGGCGTGATGGTGGTCACGCCCCACATCGAGGAGGGCCGCACCCCCGAACAGTCCCAGGCCAGCACCGCGCGCCTGCTGGCCGGGCTGGTGCAGTCCGAAGGGCTGGTCGAGTACGACCTGTGGGTTTATACCCCGATGGAACTGCCCGTGACGGCGGGCCTGCATCCGCGCGTCACTGTCTACGACTGCATGGATGAACTCGCCAACTTCAAGGGTGCGCCGCCCCAGCTCCGCGAACGGGAAGAGCAGCTGTTCGGGCAGGCCGATCTGGTCTTTACCGGCGGCCACCGGCTCTACGAGGCCAAGCGCGAGCGGCACGCGGGGGCCTATCCCTTCCCGTCGAGCGTGGACACCGCGCACTTCGCGCAGGCCCGCGCGGGTCTGGCCGACCCGGTGGATCAGGCCGAATTGCCCCGCCCGCGCCTGGGTTTTTATGGCGTGATTGACGAGCGCTTCGATATCGAGCTTATCGGGGAACTGGCCCGCCGCCGTCCGGAGTGGCAGTTCGTGCTGCTCGGCCCGGTGGTCAAGATCGACCCGGCCGACCTGCCGCGCGGCGAGAACCTGCACTACCTGGGCATGAAGAGCTACCGCGACCTGCCCGCCTACCTGGCCCACTGGGACGTGGCGCTGCTGCCCTTCGCGCTGAACGAGGCGACCGAGTTCATCAGCCCCACCAAGACGCCCGAGTACCTGGCGGCGGGGGTACCGGTGGTTTCGACCGGTATCCGCGACGTGATTCGCCCCTACGGCGAGCGCGATCTGGTCCGGATTGCCGATGGCGCAGACGCCTTCGAGGCGGCCTGCGCGGCGGCCCTGGCCGAGCGGCACACCCCGGCGGGAGAAGACCGCCGCGAGCGGGCCGACGCCCACCTCTCCACCCTCTCCTGGGACCGGACCTGGGCCGACATGAGCGCCCTGATCGAGCGGGCTGCCACCGAACGCAGCGCGCTGCCGCTGGCCGGGGTGGCCGATGACTGA
- a CDS encoding beta-glucosidase translates to MPTWPGTVPGGPPLGAEKALGKEAPSPFRSFFLGGFECSSHRRPSGRRVDVIDATGHDRFAAQDYARLAAEGLLAARDGLRWHRIEEQPGVYDFGSVGSQVRAARAAGVQVVWDLLHYGTPDHVDLFAPDFPEVFARFARAAALALAPETDGPLWLCPVNEISFLAWGGGEVAYLNPFERGRGMVLKRQLVRAAICAVDAVREVCPDARFLHAEPLLHVTAHPERPWEAAAARQENEAQFEALDMLAGRLHPELGGAARYLDVIGLNFYPYNQWRHHPQREGRERVPYDHPAYRPLRQLLAEVAARYHRPLLIAETGTEDEERPAWFRMVSREALAARAAGIPLHGVCLYPVVNHPGWDDDRHCHNGLWDYPDRQGHREADPALLSELRAAQHQLARLDVDPSVPELVP, encoded by the coding sequence GTGCCGACATGGCCCGGAACGGTGCCGGGCGGGCCGCCGCTGGGGGCAGAGAAGGCGCTGGGGAAGGAAGCGCCTTCGCCCTTCCGGTCCTTCTTTCTGGGGGGGTTCGAGTGTTCCTCGCACCGCCGTCCCTCGGGCCGCCGGGTGGACGTGATCGATGCGACCGGCCATGACCGCTTTGCCGCACAGGACTACGCCCGCCTGGCCGCCGAGGGCCTGCTGGCGGCGCGCGACGGTCTGCGCTGGCACCGCATCGAGGAACAGCCCGGTGTGTACGACTTCGGCTCGGTGGGGTCGCAGGTGCGGGCCGCGCGCGCGGCGGGCGTGCAGGTGGTGTGGGACCTGCTGCACTACGGCACGCCCGACCACGTGGACCTGTTTGCCCCCGACTTCCCCGAGGTCTTCGCCCGCTTTGCCCGCGCGGCGGCGCTGGCCCTCGCCCCGGAGACGGACGGGCCGCTGTGGCTGTGCCCCGTGAACGAGATCTCCTTCCTGGCCTGGGGCGGGGGAGAGGTGGCTTATCTCAATCCCTTCGAACGGGGTCGGGGCATGGTCCTCAAGCGGCAACTGGTCCGCGCCGCGATCTGCGCGGTGGACGCCGTGCGCGAGGTCTGTCCGGACGCCCGTTTCCTGCACGCCGAGCCGCTGCTGCACGTGACGGCCCATCCCGAGCGGCCCTGGGAGGCGGCCGCCGCCCGCCAGGAAAACGAGGCGCAGTTCGAGGCGCTGGACATGCTGGCGGGCCGCCTGCACCCCGAGCTGGGAGGGGCCGCGCGCTATCTGGACGTGATTGGCCTGAACTTCTATCCCTACAACCAGTGGCGTCACCACCCGCAGCGCGAAGGCCGCGAGCGCGTGCCCTACGACCACCCCGCCTACCGGCCGCTGCGGCAGCTGCTGGCCGAGGTGGCCGCCCGCTACCACCGTCCCCTCCTGATCGCCGAAACCGGCACCGAGGACGAGGAGCGCCCGGCCTGGTTCCGGATGGTGTCCCGTGAGGCGCTGGCGGCACGGGCGGCGGGCATCCCTCTCCACGGCGTCTGCCTCTATCCGGTGGTCAACCACCCCGGCTGGGACGACGACCGGCACTGTCACAACGGCCTGTGGGATTATCCCGACCGCCAGGGCCACCGGGAGGCCGACCCCGCCCTGCTGTCCGAACTGCGCGCGGCGCAGCACCAGCTCGCGCGGCTTGACGTGGACCCGTCTGTCCCCGAACTGGTGCCCTGA
- a CDS encoding GGDEF domain-containing protein codes for MPTPERRQSSLRRPAPLTEVPAGGEALRRRVYLWATGLGGLILLLLWVLQLRRPAPDLFALYGYPVLLLECLWGLFWLLGHRSLLVAERATFLLNALAVLAQLFLAVLTGDGQALTLSGNAYWLLVAVSILSYLMFSARQGVWLSAGFYTLGVVLPWVALGLRGQPLPGAADLLRVQLSCGAILVLLYSLAWYRERFLLERGHRLTLEQLVNTDPLTHLPNRRALYAAIERLLEEVRQGTPGCLILLDLDHFKRINDTFGHNAGDGVLLESARLLRSALRDSDDLGRWGGEEYLIALPGVTPEQGRQIAGRLRDRLAAHVFPGVGQVTASFGVTPCTPHDDLGSSMARADLALYAAKAAGRNQVALREANLMQENPVQES; via the coding sequence ATGCCCACCCCCGAGCGCCGCCAGTCTTCACTCCGGCGTCCCGCACCCCTGACTGAAGTTCCGGCAGGTGGCGAGGCGCTGCGGCGGCGCGTGTATCTGTGGGCGACGGGGCTGGGCGGCCTTATCCTGCTGCTGCTGTGGGTCTTGCAGCTTCGCCGCCCGGCCCCGGACCTCTTTGCGCTGTACGGCTATCCGGTGCTGCTGCTGGAATGCCTCTGGGGCCTCTTCTGGCTGCTGGGGCACCGGTCCCTGCTGGTGGCCGAGCGGGCGACGTTCCTGCTCAATGCACTGGCGGTACTGGCCCAGCTTTTCCTGGCGGTGCTGACCGGGGATGGACAGGCGCTGACGCTGTCCGGGAACGCCTACTGGCTGCTGGTCGCCGTCTCGATTCTCAGCTACCTGATGTTCAGCGCCCGGCAGGGGGTATGGCTCTCGGCGGGTTTCTATACGCTGGGGGTCGTGCTGCCCTGGGTCGCCCTGGGCCTGCGCGGCCAGCCGCTGCCGGGGGCGGCGGACCTGCTGCGGGTGCAGCTCTCCTGCGGCGCGATCCTGGTGCTGCTGTACAGCCTGGCGTGGTACCGCGAACGCTTCCTGCTGGAACGCGGCCACCGCCTGACGCTGGAGCAGCTCGTCAACACCGACCCCCTCACCCACCTGCCCAACCGCCGCGCCCTGTACGCCGCCATCGAGCGGCTGCTGGAGGAGGTGCGCCAGGGCACGCCCGGCTGCCTGATCCTGCTCGATCTGGATCACTTCAAGCGCATCAACGACACCTTCGGGCACAACGCGGGCGACGGCGTGCTGCTGGAAAGCGCCCGGCTGCTGCGCTCGGCCCTGCGGGACAGTGACGACCTGGGACGCTGGGGCGGCGAGGAGTATCTGATTGCCCTGCCTGGAGTCACGCCCGAGCAGGGCCGGCAGATCGCGGGGCGGCTGCGGGACCGGCTGGCCGCCCACGTCTTTCCCGGCGTGGGCCAGGTGACGGCCAGCTTCGGCGTCACCCCCTGCACGCCGCACGACGACCTGGGCAGCAGCATGGCGCGGGCCGACCTGGCCCTCTACGCCGCGAAAGCCGCCGGACGCAACCAGGTGGCCCTGCGGGAGGCGAACCTGATGCAAGAGAACCCGGTGCAGGAGAGTTGA
- a CDS encoding response regulator, translating into MTTDTKAIQILLVEDNPADILLTEEAFSEAHFPHHLHFAKDGVEALGFLRREGQYAGSPVPDVILLDLNMPRMSGLELLDVLKADDALRNIPVVVLTTSRAESDIWRSYNLHANAYIPKPVTIAEFVDVIKSFENFWFSIVALSPKQRP; encoded by the coding sequence ATGACCACCGACACCAAGGCCATCCAGATTCTGCTCGTCGAGGACAACCCCGCCGACATCCTGCTCACCGAGGAAGCCTTCAGCGAGGCGCATTTTCCCCACCACCTGCACTTTGCCAAGGACGGGGTCGAGGCCCTGGGGTTCCTGCGCCGCGAGGGCCAGTACGCGGGGTCGCCTGTCCCCGACGTGATCCTGCTGGACCTCAACATGCCGCGCATGAGTGGCCTGGAACTGCTGGACGTGCTCAAGGCCGACGACGCCCTGCGCAACATCCCGGTTGTCGTGCTGACCACCTCGCGCGCCGAGAGCGACATCTGGCGCAGCTACAACCTGCACGCCAACGCCTACATCCCCAAACCCGTGACGATCGCGGAATTTGTAGACGTCATCAAATCCTTCGAGAACTTCTGGTTCTCCATCGTAGCCCTCTCGCCCAAACAGCGACCCTGA
- a CDS encoding helix-turn-helix transcriptional regulator, with protein sequence MGDPERHETEALPQREPHSPRQAERLRRLEADLRVRPQTSRELAALYGVPLRTVQRDLQTLRKLGRGVETHAGRSFIPDPRPALGAVEVLTAHAALRLLYHLAPAHHPHAVAILHKLAGQLPEANRHLLDASVSAAPEPRGDDRTLETVAQAWNERRVLRFDYRQPGGEVERGNELCVYLLDIHRSTLALSVTGLERRHDHALRTFRLNRMESAALLPDRYDIPETFNPREHLTDAWGMAGATPPVTVRLRFTPDAAYAVLEGGYPQASEPLIYPDGSVELDLQAGADAGGVPHELLPWLLSWGARVEVLEPEPLRRHWLNELRLAVLRYDPEASRRGTDKPEQGSHAEKLLSLRQAT encoded by the coding sequence GTGGGCGACCCCGAACGGCACGAGACCGAAGCGCTCCCGCAGCGCGAACCGCATTCCCCGCGCCAGGCCGAGCGCCTGCGCCGCCTGGAGGCCGACCTGCGGGTCCGGCCCCAGACCAGCCGCGAACTCGCCGCGCTCTACGGCGTGCCGCTGCGCACCGTTCAGCGTGACCTCCAGACCCTGCGGAAGCTGGGCCGGGGCGTGGAGACACACGCGGGCCGCTCTTTCATTCCCGATCCCCGTCCGGCCCTGGGTGCCGTCGAGGTGCTGACGGCCCATGCGGCCCTGCGCCTGCTGTACCACCTCGCGCCCGCGCACCATCCGCACGCGGTCGCCATCCTGCACAAGCTCGCGGGACAGCTGCCCGAAGCGAACCGCCACCTGCTCGACGCCTCGGTGAGTGCCGCCCCGGAACCGCGTGGTGACGACCGGACACTGGAAACCGTCGCCCAGGCCTGGAACGAACGGCGGGTGCTGCGCTTCGACTACCGGCAGCCCGGCGGCGAGGTGGAGCGGGGCAACGAGCTGTGCGTGTACCTGCTGGACATCCACCGCAGCACCCTGGCCCTCTCCGTGACTGGCCTGGAACGCCGCCACGACCACGCCCTGCGCACCTTCAGGCTCAACCGGATGGAGTCGGCGGCGCTGTTGCCTGACCGCTACGACATCCCCGAGACCTTCAACCCACGCGAACACCTCACCGACGCCTGGGGAATGGCGGGCGCGACCCCCCCGGTGACGGTCCGCCTGCGCTTTACCCCCGACGCGGCCTACGCCGTGCTGGAGGGGGGCTACCCCCAGGCCAGCGAGCCGCTGATCTATCCCGACGGCAGCGTCGAACTCGACCTCCAGGCCGGAGCGGATGCGGGAGGCGTGCCCCACGAACTGCTCCCCTGGCTGCTCTCGTGGGGCGCGCGGGTGGAGGTGCTGGAACCGGAACCGCTGCGTCGGCACTGGCTAAACGAACTGCGGCTGGCCGTGCTGAGATACGACCCCGAGGCCTCGCGGCGCGGAACAGACAAGCCCGAGCAGGGCAGCCACGCGGAGAAGTTGCTGTCGCTCAGGCAGGCGACCTGA